The following coding sequences are from one Thermofilaceae archaeon window:
- the pyrB gene encoding aspartate carbamoyltransferase — protein MRKGSDIITILDLTREDLESLFEETDLMLRAVERGEKLEVLKGRIMATAFFEPSTRTKLSFQTAMLRLGGGFIDLPPEELSSRAKGESFADTIRMLDSYADVIVIRHRLEGAARFAAEIAEHPVINGGDGTRDHPTQAMIDLYTVRKALGTIDGLVYGVLGDLKYGRAARSFILALTLYKPEKVYLISPPQLSCRPETLALLEERCVEFEEVRSLSEVIAELDVLYVTRIQRERFPDPMEYEKIRGSYRVSADTLKGAKERLIILHPLPRVDELTYDVDSTSHAWYFKQARFGIPLRMALLKKLLAG, from the coding sequence ATGAGGAAGGGGAGCGACATCATCACGATCCTGGATCTCACGAGGGAGGATCTAGAGAGCTTGTTTGAGGAGACCGATCTCATGCTCAGAGCTGTGGAAAGAGGAGAGAAGCTGGAAGTGCTTAAAGGGCGCATCATGGCTACAGCGTTCTTCGAGCCGAGCACGAGGACGAAGCTCAGCTTCCAGACAGCGATGCTAAGGTTGGGGGGCGGCTTTATCGATCTTCCTCCGGAGGAGCTGTCCTCTAGGGCTAAAGGAGAGAGCTTCGCCGATACCATCAGGATGCTGGACTCCTACGCCGACGTCATCGTCATTAGGCACAGGCTGGAAGGTGCAGCGCGCTTTGCTGCTGAAATAGCGGAGCACCCGGTGATCAACGGTGGCGACGGGACGCGAGACCATCCCACTCAGGCGATGATCGACTTGTACACCGTGAGGAAAGCCCTCGGCACGATCGACGGGCTAGTTTACGGCGTTTTGGGCGATTTGAAATACGGCCGCGCCGCGCGCTCGTTTATCCTTGCGCTGACCCTCTATAAGCCGGAAAAGGTATACCTGATATCGCCGCCTCAGCTCTCCTGCAGGCCTGAGACGCTGGCGCTACTGGAGGAGAGGTGCGTCGAGTTTGAGGAGGTCCGCTCCCTCAGCGAGGTGATCGCCGAGCTTGACGTCCTCTACGTAACTAGGATCCAGAGGGAGAGGTTTCCGGATCCGATGGAGTATGAGAAGATCAGGGGAAGCTACAGGGTCTCCGCCGATACTTTGAAGGGCGCGAAGGAGAGATTAATCATCTTACACCCCCTGCCGCGGGTTGATGAACTGACCTACGATGTAGACTCCACAAGTCACGCCTGGTACTTTAAGCAGGCTCGGTTTGGTATTCCCTTGAGGATGGCCCTGCTTAAAAAGCTGCTCGCAGGATGA
- a CDS encoding YhbY family RNA-binding protein, translated as MSGKEIVVVRVGKRGVTDELIAEIDNVLRSQGIVKVKLLKNFREAFEVDREVKEELAKALAKKLNATIVELRGYTVVLKRPRQRSRRTRGF; from the coding sequence GTGAGCGGCAAAGAAATTGTAGTAGTCAGAGTGGGAAAGAGGGGGGTGACGGACGAGTTGATCGCCGAGATCGACAACGTCTTGCGCTCACAGGGTATCGTTAAGGTTAAACTGCTGAAAAACTTCAGAGAGGCGTTCGAAGTTGATAGGGAGGTTAAGGAGGAGTTAGCCAAAGCATTAGCCAAGAAACTTAATGCTACGATCGTTGAGCTCAGAGGTTACACAGTCGTTTTAAAACGGCCGAGACAGAGGTCTCGCCGGACGAGGGGGTTCTAG
- a CDS encoding TIGR00269 family protein, whose protein sequence is MESSATRCSVCGAKAVTRLSYAKLYLCSDHFLHFFESRVLGSIQAMGMFQRGERVVVAVSGGKDSLSLLHFLSKFKDLLGIDLIAVLIDEGIRGYRSEKIAAARFYARLWGVELVVKSFEEEFGLTLDEAVRRLMHKGLIYKPCTVCGVFRRYLLNKACLELGADKLATAHNLDDEVQAFLMNAAQANFQAILREGAVAARTHPLLVPRVKPFYFIPEREVLIYALIQKIETPDVECPYIVYSFRHTLRRWLNRVAEEDPSVKHRALSLKIALSKRYQLEASEELKMCKLCGMPSSRDICKACQLREYLSRP, encoded by the coding sequence GTGGAGTCCAGCGCGACGAGGTGCTCGGTGTGCGGGGCCAAAGCTGTCACGAGACTGAGCTACGCGAAGTTGTATCTGTGCTCTGATCACTTCCTCCACTTCTTCGAGAGCAGAGTTCTCGGAAGCATCCAGGCGATGGGAATGTTCCAACGCGGTGAGCGGGTGGTAGTCGCAGTCTCCGGTGGAAAGGATAGTCTCTCTCTCCTACACTTCCTCTCGAAGTTCAAGGATCTCCTCGGCATCGATCTTATCGCTGTGTTAATTGACGAGGGGATTCGCGGTTACCGGAGTGAGAAGATTGCAGCAGCCAGGTTCTATGCCAGACTATGGGGGGTTGAGCTGGTCGTGAAAAGCTTCGAGGAGGAGTTCGGTTTGACGCTCGACGAAGCAGTGCGCAGGTTGATGCACAAGGGCTTAATCTACAAGCCGTGCACCGTATGTGGGGTCTTTAGGCGCTACCTCCTGAATAAGGCTTGCCTCGAGCTCGGCGCAGACAAATTGGCTACTGCGCACAACCTGGACGACGAAGTTCAAGCTTTCCTCATGAATGCTGCGCAGGCAAACTTCCAGGCAATTCTAAGAGAGGGTGCGGTGGCAGCCAGGACGCACCCGCTTCTTGTGCCACGGGTTAAGCCGTTCTATTTCATCCCGGAGAGGGAGGTCCTCATATACGCTCTGATCCAGAAGATAGAAACCCCTGATGTAGAATGCCCTTACATAGTTTACTCGTTCCGGCACACGCTACGCAGATGGTTAAACAGGGTGGCTGAAGAGGATCCCAGCGTAAAGCACCGGGCATTATCCCTCAAAATCGCGTTGAGTAAGAGGTACCAACTAGAAGCTTCGGAAGAGCTAAAGATGTGCAAGCTCTGCGGGATGCCTTCGTCGCGTGACATTTGCAAGGCATGCCAACTCAGGGAGTACCTTTCGCGCCCTTAG
- a CDS encoding GTPase, with translation MGSRDEVWGIVKRVIEKADVVLEVVDARDPMATRTRELERLVERMGKKLIIVINKADLVPRHVMEEWKRILEREYPTIYVSARDRLGTRYLWRIVKRVSSNRPVTVAVVGLPNVGKSMILNVLRGRHSASTSPVPGWTKNPLLAKAATWLRVVDTPGVVPKGEEEELAIRGALRPESLEDPVPAAVKLIDLLKKKDPKVLLKQYGVDDEDPYAALEKIARRRNLLRKGGEPNVEEAARIVLRDWQSGEIVVYFTPDDYGLSPSRTRIRETAAPGGGDSSLEAQSRAPSGDPARS, from the coding sequence ATGGGCTCACGCGACGAGGTGTGGGGCATCGTTAAGAGGGTCATTGAGAAAGCCGACGTAGTGCTGGAGGTGGTTGATGCTCGCGACCCGATGGCGACGCGGACTCGAGAGCTCGAAAGGCTCGTGGAGAGGATGGGGAAGAAGCTCATCATAGTGATCAACAAAGCGGATCTCGTACCCCGCCACGTCATGGAGGAATGGAAGAGAATTCTAGAAAGAGAGTACCCAACGATCTACGTCAGCGCTAGGGATAGGCTTGGTACGCGCTACCTCTGGAGGATCGTAAAGCGCGTGAGCAGCAATAGGCCGGTCACCGTCGCTGTTGTCGGCCTGCCGAACGTGGGTAAATCCATGATCCTCAACGTCTTAAGAGGACGTCACAGCGCATCAACCAGCCCTGTGCCCGGATGGACGAAGAACCCTCTCCTGGCTAAAGCGGCTACGTGGCTGAGAGTCGTAGACACTCCCGGGGTCGTTCCGAAGGGGGAGGAGGAAGAGCTGGCGATACGGGGCGCGTTGAGGCCGGAGAGCTTGGAAGACCCGGTACCCGCCGCCGTCAAGCTGATAGATCTGCTGAAGAAGAAGGATCCGAAGGTGCTTTTGAAGCAGTATGGAGTTGACGACGAAGATCCCTATGCCGCGCTCGAGAAAATCGCGAGGAGAAGGAACCTTCTGAGGAAGGGTGGGGAGCCTAACGTCGAGGAGGCAGCGCGCATAGTCTTAAGGGATTGGCAGAGCGGTGAAATCGTCGTTTACTTCACGCCCGACGACTATGGGCTGAGCCCGAGCAGGACGCGCATCAGGGAGACCGCTGCTCCTGGGGGAGGGGACAGCAGCTTAGAGGCGCAATCGAGAGCCCCCTCTGGCGACCCCGCGCGTTCGTAG
- a CDS encoding orotidine 5'-phosphate decarboxylase / HUMPS family protein, with protein sequence MISSKLSELVAAKKSRVILALDAVDERPARVVEEVEEFVVGVKVGLPLVLKWGLEEVEYLLDRFRGSLYMLCDFKLADVPPIVVDELKLIKRMGFDGAIIHLFQGGIEEVASAQERPELFGLVAMTHGGSVLIDQHFRELVETALRAGLEGCVVPATKPHIIKAVRELAPDKLLLSPGVGAQGAPFGSAIRAGADFEIVGRAITASADRRSSAKAARDATYML encoded by the coding sequence GTGATCTCCTCAAAGCTCAGCGAGCTGGTCGCGGCCAAGAAATCCAGGGTGATTCTGGCTTTAGATGCTGTAGACGAGAGGCCTGCTAGGGTGGTTGAAGAAGTTGAGGAGTTCGTAGTTGGTGTGAAGGTGGGTTTACCCCTGGTTCTAAAATGGGGTCTTGAGGAGGTCGAATACCTCTTGGATAGGTTCCGCGGAAGCCTCTACATGCTCTGCGACTTCAAGCTGGCTGACGTGCCTCCGATAGTTGTCGACGAGTTGAAACTGATAAAAAGGATGGGCTTTGACGGCGCAATCATCCACCTGTTCCAGGGAGGGATCGAGGAGGTAGCTAGCGCGCAGGAGAGGCCTGAGCTATTCGGCCTAGTCGCCATGACGCATGGAGGTTCTGTGCTGATCGATCAGCACTTCCGCGAGCTCGTCGAAACGGCCTTGAGAGCAGGTCTCGAAGGCTGCGTGGTGCCCGCCACGAAACCCCACATCATTAAGGCAGTTAGAGAGTTGGCGCCAGACAAGCTGCTGCTTTCTCCGGGCGTTGGGGCACAGGGAGCCCCCTTTGGGTCAGCGATCAGGGCTGGAGCCGATTTCGAAATCGTGGGAAGGGCGATCACAGCTAGCGCCGACAGGCGATCATCTGCGAAGGCTGCCAGGGATGCAACCTACATGCTTTGA
- a CDS encoding M67 family metallopeptidase — protein sequence MDVSPSVQPFERIYELVIRKGVFEEILSHVKEEYPIEACGILLGHVREGKGFAERAKRLRNILASNTSFWFDVREWMGAILDARREGLSYIGLYHSHGREKPLPSPSDQHRMLECPGEVWLIVAYTPDSEPKVAAYRIDDFGSAIARVPVRII from the coding sequence GTGGACGTTTCACCCTCAGTGCAGCCCTTCGAAAGAATCTATGAACTGGTGATCCGAAAAGGCGTGTTCGAGGAGATCCTGAGCCACGTGAAAGAGGAATACCCCATTGAGGCTTGCGGCATCCTACTGGGGCATGTGAGGGAGGGTAAGGGGTTCGCGGAGAGGGCTAAGAGGTTGAGGAACATCCTGGCTTCGAACACGTCCTTTTGGTTCGACGTACGCGAATGGATGGGCGCGATACTGGACGCAAGGAGGGAGGGGCTCAGCTACATCGGCCTCTACCACAGCCACGGCAGAGAGAAGCCACTCCCGTCGCCTAGCGATCAGCACAGGATGCTAGAGTGCCCGGGGGAGGTCTGGCTCATCGTGGCCTATACACCCGATAGCGAGCCGAAAGTAGCAGCTTACAGGATCGACGACTTCGGCTCCGCGATAGCTAGAGTTCCCGTGAGGATCATTTAA
- the pyrI gene encoding aspartate carbamoyltransferase regulatory subunit, translated as MEKELRVSKIAEGTVIDHIDAGRALYVLRILGLTGAEGLTIAVVMNVPSQKLGRKDIVKVEGVTLRRDQVSKIALIAPSATINIIRNYDVIEKVKVSVPPLVEGLLRCVNPNCITNQPNEPVTSKFRVLTIRPLRLRCEYCGAELNHNDVVAQLAGGTK; from the coding sequence ATGGAGAAGGAGCTTCGGGTCAGCAAGATCGCGGAGGGGACAGTGATCGACCACATCGATGCTGGCCGCGCGCTTTACGTGCTCCGGATACTCGGTCTCACAGGGGCAGAGGGTCTGACGATAGCTGTTGTGATGAATGTCCCCAGCCAGAAGCTGGGGAGGAAGGATATCGTGAAGGTCGAGGGGGTCACATTAAGGCGGGATCAGGTAAGTAAGATCGCGTTGATAGCTCCCAGCGCGACGATCAATATTATCAGGAACTATGACGTAATCGAGAAAGTAAAAGTGAGCGTACCGCCACTCGTCGAGGGCCTCTTAAGGTGCGTTAATCCGAACTGTATCACAAACCAGCCGAACGAACCTGTCACATCCAAGTTCAGAGTTTTAACCATCAGGCCGCTCAGGCTCCGCTGCGAGTACTGCGGTGCCGAGCTGAACCACAACGACGTGGTAGCGCAACTGGCAGGGGGGACTAAGTGA
- a CDS encoding N-glycosylase/DNA lyase codes for MDHQLRVNRAAVELVAHYLREPSSRELVERAELADPQLQSVARILSRFNQRIDAFFYTVGIAAISYQLTTKGEEHWFLAAEHAGGDPRESLRSFVEKSPSLKLARSARLARVERLNRLYPSFAAKLDLYLSDLEAFRKDLARALEADQDAKTIVFAVKMLYYAAKASGLSIEPPSSIPIPVDRRVCLISLTSRVVEGEPPTPQGARLLLSKAPKLVAEAWGLVCEKSGVPPIKLDALLWLLGGCYERAGSPEGALDCASKLLSPPPGAAVSLMRVLLGLSP; via the coding sequence GTGGATCATCAGCTCAGAGTTAACAGGGCGGCTGTAGAGCTTGTAGCACACTACCTGCGTGAACCCTCTTCGAGAGAGCTCGTAGAGAGAGCGGAGCTCGCTGACCCTCAGCTGCAATCCGTAGCGAGGATCCTTTCGAGGTTCAATCAGCGCATCGACGCCTTCTTCTACACAGTGGGGATCGCCGCTATCAGCTACCAGCTCACCACCAAGGGCGAGGAACACTGGTTCCTTGCAGCGGAGCATGCAGGAGGTGATCCACGCGAAAGCCTCAGGAGCTTTGTGGAAAAGTCGCCTAGCTTGAAGCTCGCCAGGAGCGCTCGCCTGGCAAGGGTCGAGAGGCTCAACAGGCTCTACCCTTCTTTCGCAGCTAAACTCGACCTCTACCTGAGCGACCTCGAAGCCTTTAGGAAAGATCTCGCCAGGGCTCTTGAGGCGGATCAGGACGCGAAAACAATAGTTTTCGCAGTAAAAATGCTCTACTACGCTGCTAAGGCTTCTGGCCTGAGCATCGAGCCACCCTCCTCCATACCAATCCCTGTCGACCGTAGGGTGTGCCTCATCAGCCTTACAAGCAGGGTAGTGGAGGGGGAACCCCCCACGCCTCAGGGGGCTAGGCTCCTGCTATCGAAAGCACCGAAACTAGTTGCCGAGGCTTGGGGGCTCGTGTGCGAAAAGAGCGGGGTACCACCCATCAAACTCGACGCACTACTGTGGTTGCTGGGCGGCTGCTACGAACGCGCGGGGTCGCCAGAGGGGGCTCTCGATTGCGCCTCTAAGCTGCTGTCCCCTCCCCCAGGAGCAGCGGTCTCCCTGATGCGCGTCCTGCTCGGGCTCAGCCCATAG
- the pyrE gene encoding orotate phosphoribosyltransferase, whose translation MSRGEVVDALLRSGCLLHGSFRLSSGGVSSFYVDVRRVYSHPKEAKLIASELARIAAELGCDVIAGVETGGIPLATMVAFILEKPLIYVRKKPKEHGTQKLIEGDASVRGLALIIDDVATTGSSLARAVNVLREAGYRVENALVVVDRQEGAARNLADIGVTLHALASLQDLLAAQERGEL comes from the coding sequence ATGTCGAGAGGAGAAGTTGTAGATGCGTTGTTGAGGTCTGGGTGTCTACTTCACGGGAGCTTTCGGCTCAGCTCGGGCGGGGTAAGCAGTTTCTATGTAGACGTGAGGAGGGTCTATTCCCACCCTAAGGAGGCGAAGCTTATCGCTAGCGAGCTTGCGAGGATTGCTGCGGAGCTGGGGTGCGATGTGATAGCCGGGGTTGAGACCGGGGGCATACCCCTGGCAACGATGGTGGCGTTCATCCTCGAGAAACCCCTGATCTACGTGAGGAAGAAACCGAAGGAGCATGGCACGCAGAAGCTCATAGAGGGCGACGCGAGTGTGCGCGGTTTAGCGCTGATAATCGACGATGTAGCGACGACTGGCAGCTCGCTCGCAAGAGCGGTGAATGTACTGAGGGAAGCTGGTTACCGCGTGGAGAACGCTCTCGTCGTCGTCGATAGGCAGGAGGGGGCAGCCCGGAACCTTGCCGACATTGGGGTAACACTACACGCGCTTGCGTCTCTTCAGGATCTTCTAGCAGCGCAAGAGAGGGGGGAATTATGA
- a CDS encoding acyltransferase, which produces MAGVYVHPSAIVEEGAEIAEGTRIWHFVHVRKGAKVGKGCNIGKDVYIDAGAELGNGVKVQNFVSVYRGVKVCDKAFLGPSATLTNDRYPRSFVDSWEIVPTVIEEGASIGANATIVCGVRVGRYAMVGAGAVVTRDVPAHGLVYGNPARLRGFVCFCGRKLRRVLRFTPSTVIFKCENCDQTVEIPLQDYKRMVIESSDQRG; this is translated from the coding sequence GTGGCTGGAGTTTACGTACATCCGTCCGCCATTGTTGAGGAGGGAGCTGAAATTGCTGAAGGAACTCGCATTTGGCACTTCGTTCACGTGAGGAAGGGTGCAAAGGTGGGGAAAGGTTGCAACATCGGTAAAGACGTTTACATAGATGCAGGTGCGGAGTTGGGGAACGGTGTCAAAGTCCAGAACTTCGTTTCCGTCTATCGCGGAGTGAAAGTCTGCGACAAGGCATTCCTCGGCCCCAGTGCCACGTTAACCAACGACCGTTATCCCAGATCGTTCGTTGATAGCTGGGAAATAGTTCCCACAGTGATAGAGGAGGGAGCCTCTATAGGCGCGAACGCTACTATCGTGTGCGGAGTTCGAGTAGGTAGATACGCCATGGTGGGTGCGGGTGCTGTTGTTACTCGCGATGTTCCGGCGCACGGACTAGTATACGGTAACCCTGCCCGTTTAAGGGGCTTCGTCTGCTTCTGCGGTAGGAAGCTCAGGAGAGTCTTACGTTTTACTCCCTCAACCGTAATTTTCAAGTGCGAGAACTGCGACCAGACGGTGGAAATCCCGCTTCAGGATTACAAGCGTATGGTAATCGAGAGTTCGGATCAACGCGGCTAA
- a CDS encoding metallophosphoesterase has product MVADTVGPELKRELPWLKLDDGVWAVGLSLYLEDIDMLVVADLHLGYEQALEESGVFIPPVQFKFIASFILEALRETGSRRLLMLGDVKHEFGSALKQEWGETIELLSRLKEKGVEVSVVRGNHDNFLIPMLKRLEVPLYDPHLRLGRYLFMHGHKEPPLDAWGGVEYVVIGHEHPAVLLRDELGVSMKLKSFLVGAFGGTGLIVLPALSPLMPGTEVNAPRVRYLSPILERADVKSMRVYAADLESGIYDFGTVELLSKALFMSG; this is encoded by the coding sequence ATGGTAGCGGACACGGTAGGTCCTGAGTTGAAGAGAGAGCTACCATGGCTGAAGTTGGATGACGGAGTGTGGGCTGTTGGACTCAGCCTATACTTAGAAGATATCGATATGCTCGTTGTAGCCGACCTGCATCTGGGGTACGAGCAGGCGCTGGAGGAATCAGGAGTCTTCATCCCTCCGGTTCAATTCAAATTCATCGCATCATTCATACTAGAAGCCCTTCGGGAGACCGGTAGTCGACGTCTGTTGATGCTGGGCGACGTTAAGCACGAGTTCGGTAGTGCCCTGAAACAGGAGTGGGGTGAGACGATTGAGCTGCTCTCTAGGTTGAAGGAGAAGGGGGTGGAGGTCAGCGTTGTAAGGGGCAACCACGACAACTTCCTGATACCGATGCTGAAGCGCCTCGAAGTGCCGCTCTACGACCCCCACCTGAGGCTTGGCAGGTACCTGTTTATGCACGGTCATAAGGAGCCTCCCCTTGATGCCTGGGGTGGTGTCGAGTACGTTGTAATCGGTCACGAGCACCCGGCTGTGCTCCTCCGTGACGAGCTCGGAGTAAGCATGAAGTTAAAGAGTTTCCTAGTTGGCGCGTTTGGGGGAACTGGGCTAATCGTTTTACCTGCTCTCTCGCCTTTGATGCCGGGGACGGAAGTCAATGCTCCACGTGTGAGGTACCTCTCACCTATACTCGAGCGTGCGGACGTCAAATCCATGCGAGTGTACGCAGCTGATCTTGAGAGCGGAATCTACGATTTCGGTACCGTAGAGCTACTCAGCAAGGCTCTCTTCATGAGTGGGTAG
- a CDS encoding valine--tRNA ligase — translation MQTLPARYNFREIEPKWQEFWEKSGVYRFDRGNREKPTFSIDTPPPYPSGELHVGNALNFAYIDFAARYKRMNGYNVFFPIGWDCHGLPTEVRVERTLGKRRREIPTEEFLRLCREYTLKWIEPMRAALKAMGCSIDWSTEYMTMDPDYWRRTQLSFILLYRKGLIYRGVHPVVWCPRCETAIAEAEVEHVSLKRELHFYKFRLRDGGEVVVASTRPELLAACVALAVNPNDQRYSHLVGKTAVVPVYGHEVPIIADDEVDPEFGTGVVMVCTYGDKVDVKWQKRYNLPVRIVIDDRGKMTEAAGPLKGLSVEEARAKIVDLLKQEGSYVKVEAIESSIGTCWRCHTPVEILPKVQWFVKTKELSEAVLQAAMQVKWIPPHAYKRLEDWVRSLDWDWVISRQRVFATPIPVWYCKKCGETIVAEPEWLPVDPRFDPPRIETCPRCGSSEFVGETDVMDTWMDSSITAAVHAGWPDNLDERLFPADLQPNGYDIIRTWDYYLLVRGVALFGLPQFKIALINGMVRGTDGRMMHKSYGNYVSLMEVIEKYGADAFRLWAALAATTGSDVRFSWEGVDFAKRFLTKLWNAARFIAMCVRDDDFEKEVREYQLLDRWIKGRLEQLVKTVTERMEEFDYMGAANELVNFVWHVFCDHYIEAVKYRVNRDDESGLAARRTLYEVLLKLLQMLSVFTPHIAEELYSRIYARRIGWSSITVSPWPKPGEYEEKDVEAGELVVRTIAAIRRAKSAAGIALSEQLPHVIIYAPPAYSTILSACSSDIAGTLRISKLEVREGRGEHSVPEYPQVTFTILK, via the coding sequence ATGCAAACCCTACCCGCGAGGTACAACTTTAGAGAAATTGAGCCGAAGTGGCAGGAGTTTTGGGAGAAGAGCGGGGTCTACAGGTTCGATAGGGGGAATAGAGAGAAACCGACTTTCAGCATAGACACTCCCCCTCCCTACCCTAGCGGCGAGCTGCACGTCGGTAACGCCCTAAACTTCGCTTACATCGACTTTGCCGCGCGGTACAAGAGGATGAATGGCTACAACGTCTTCTTCCCCATCGGATGGGACTGCCACGGGCTTCCGACGGAGGTGAGGGTTGAAAGGACTCTGGGAAAGAGGCGGAGGGAGATACCGACGGAGGAGTTCCTGAGGCTCTGCAGGGAGTACACGCTGAAGTGGATCGAACCGATGCGTGCGGCGTTGAAGGCTATGGGGTGCAGCATCGATTGGAGCACTGAGTACATGACGATGGATCCAGACTACTGGCGCAGAACCCAGTTGAGCTTCATCCTTCTCTACAGGAAGGGCCTCATCTACAGGGGGGTGCACCCAGTCGTATGGTGTCCCAGGTGCGAAACCGCGATCGCAGAGGCAGAAGTTGAGCACGTGAGTTTGAAGAGGGAGCTTCACTTCTACAAGTTCAGGCTGAGGGATGGCGGTGAGGTTGTGGTCGCATCCACGAGGCCTGAGCTGCTTGCCGCGTGCGTAGCTCTTGCCGTAAACCCCAACGATCAACGTTACTCCCACCTAGTGGGCAAAACGGCTGTCGTTCCCGTATACGGCCATGAGGTTCCGATAATAGCTGACGATGAAGTGGACCCCGAGTTCGGGACGGGGGTTGTTATGGTGTGCACTTACGGCGACAAAGTCGATGTGAAGTGGCAGAAACGGTACAACCTACCAGTCAGGATAGTGATCGACGATAGGGGGAAGATGACTGAGGCCGCTGGGCCGCTCAAGGGTTTAAGCGTCGAGGAGGCTAGAGCCAAAATCGTCGATCTCCTCAAGCAGGAGGGATCCTACGTTAAGGTGGAGGCGATAGAAAGCAGCATAGGGACGTGCTGGAGATGCCACACCCCGGTCGAGATCCTACCGAAGGTGCAGTGGTTTGTCAAAACGAAGGAGCTCTCGGAAGCCGTCCTACAGGCTGCGATGCAGGTCAAATGGATCCCACCGCACGCCTACAAGAGGCTGGAGGACTGGGTTCGTTCCCTAGACTGGGATTGGGTGATATCGAGGCAGCGCGTTTTTGCCACACCGATCCCGGTCTGGTACTGCAAGAAGTGCGGTGAGACGATCGTAGCTGAGCCAGAGTGGCTCCCAGTAGATCCGCGTTTCGACCCGCCGAGGATCGAAACGTGCCCGCGCTGTGGGTCAAGTGAGTTCGTTGGCGAAACGGATGTTATGGACACGTGGATGGACTCCAGCATTACAGCTGCTGTTCACGCGGGATGGCCAGACAACTTGGATGAGCGATTGTTCCCCGCCGATCTCCAGCCCAATGGGTACGACATCATCAGGACGTGGGACTACTACCTCCTCGTAAGGGGGGTCGCTCTCTTCGGTTTGCCGCAGTTTAAGATAGCATTGATAAACGGAATGGTTAGAGGAACAGATGGTAGAATGATGCATAAAAGCTACGGTAACTACGTTAGCCTAATGGAAGTTATAGAAAAGTATGGGGCCGATGCTTTCAGGCTCTGGGCAGCGTTGGCAGCGACTACGGGCTCGGATGTCAGGTTCTCGTGGGAGGGCGTTGATTTCGCCAAGAGGTTTCTAACAAAGCTGTGGAATGCGGCCCGTTTCATCGCTATGTGCGTAAGGGATGACGATTTCGAGAAGGAGGTTCGCGAATACCAGCTCTTGGACCGGTGGATCAAGGGCAGGTTGGAGCAGCTCGTGAAAACCGTAACAGAGCGGATGGAGGAGTTCGACTACATGGGAGCGGCGAACGAGTTGGTCAACTTCGTATGGCATGTCTTCTGCGATCACTACATAGAGGCCGTAAAGTATAGGGTGAACAGGGATGATGAGAGCGGGTTAGCAGCTCGCAGAACGCTCTACGAAGTGCTGCTGAAGCTGCTTCAAATGCTCTCCGTTTTCACGCCGCACATCGCGGAGGAGCTCTACAGCAGGATTTACGCTCGTCGAATCGGGTGGTCCAGCATTACTGTATCGCCCTGGCCGAAGCCCGGCGAGTATGAAGAGAAGGATGTTGAAGCGGGCGAGCTGGTCGTACGAACGATAGCCGCTATCAGGAGGGCGAAGAGTGCAGCCGGAATAGCTTTGAGCGAGCAGCTCCCCCACGTGATCATCTACGCCCCGCCCGCTTACTCGACAATCTTGAGCGCTTGCAGCAGCGATATAGCGGGGACTCTACGGATATCAAAGCTTGAAGTTCGGGAAGGGAGGGGTGAGCATAGCGTTCCAGAGTACCCGCAGGTTACCTTCACCATTTTGAAGTGA